From a region of the Micromonospora tarapacensis genome:
- a CDS encoding S8 family serine peptidase, translated as MFTRPSTRSARWRAVAVLTAAVLGLTAQPAVAAPAPQSVSHRAAVDPALLDQLGTASTATFLVYLTETAPLAQAGRLPDPDDRAREVHRLLTGTATRTQRDLRTMLDERKVPHTAYWIANALRVEGDKALIDEIAGRPEVARITPSRSYPLVRPTTTEAARAGTAAVEWGLANIGAPQVWDEFGDRGEGLVVANIDSGVRYDHPALVTSYRGNLGGSFDHAYNWFDPAGVCGGVAPCDNNDHGTHTMGTMVGDDGAGNQIGVAPGARWIAAKGCESNNCSDASLLAAGQWVLAPTDANGQNPRPDLRPDIVNNSWGGDGGDPWYQQTVAAWRAAGMFPVFSSGNDGPACGSAGSPGDNANAYAVGAYDVNNTIAGFSGRGSGTELIKPNIAAPGSSVRSSVRNGGYASFSGTSMAAPHVAGTVALVWAAAPSLRGDIAATEELLDRTARDVDATTCGGTPADNNVFGEGRLDAYAAVRDAPRGLVGRITGVVTDSDGDPLTGAEVTDGTRSATTGVDGRYALSVPAGETTLSVSAYGYAGQSATVTVPEGGAVTRDFTLVATPTVTVRGKITDGSGHGWPLYAKVEVAGRPGDPVFTNPVTGRYSFTVPGDTSYRLTVTARYPGYQTVTRDVPVGGDATTVNVAVPVDAACTAAGYTGQFGAPLLTQSFDGTSAPDGWTVTNRTASGGWVFDDPRSRGNLTGGSGGFAIIDSDALGTGNTQDTDLVAPHLDLTGAAAPVLRFRSDWRAVGITDTADIDVSTDSGATWTNVWHQTSSRRGPRVEEVPLTPAANASAALVRFRFKGTFAWWWQVDDVEVVNRECSPVPGGLVVGTTTDRNTGAPLAGVTVVSDERPEDRAVSAATPEDPAKPDGFYWLFSGLTGSHPFTASRTPYRSATKDVTVAADGVKRANFALRAGRLTVSPTTIESHQSYGSTRTTRVTVSNTGTAPATVDLLERSGQFDLLKQDGAPLREQKMKGISKERTGTAYGGAAPETGTAADDAWSEIADLPASIYDNAAAWLDGKVYSVGGGGGTGTERKAWAYDPGADAWTALPDLPTVRSKPAAAAVDGKLYVIGGWGADDGTVATVDVFDPAAGTWSTLPGATNPAPVAAAGAAVLGGKVYLVGGCADATCTDTDRLVVFDPATGSFGTGAAYPHPVAWLACGGIGAAVYCAGGTGGTEYTDAYRYDPAADAWSPLPGMPTELWGSQFAAAGGMLVLAGGVTDGSTAVSNRTIAYDPAAGAWRDLPNAQFSRYRGAAACGTYKIGGSPSSFVGSADSERLGGLELCAAEADLPWLETSPTSFTLAPGASRTVTVTLTATAAAGVAQPGRYAGELAIASDTPYGTDAVSVEMNVSPPASWGKIQGTVTGTTCGGVTVGIPATVRVNLISTGTGTTLTAGSTGRYAWWLPKGRYEVIVAKDGWVPQVRRHRIEAGIVGTLDFALDPTSTCTRATGI; from the coding sequence TTGTTCACACGACCATCCACCCGATCAGCACGGTGGCGGGCGGTGGCGGTGCTGACCGCCGCCGTCCTGGGCCTCACCGCCCAGCCGGCGGTCGCCGCACCGGCACCGCAGTCGGTCTCGCACCGGGCCGCCGTCGACCCGGCGCTGCTCGACCAGCTCGGCACCGCGTCGACCGCGACGTTCCTGGTCTACCTGACCGAAACCGCACCGCTGGCGCAGGCCGGCAGGCTGCCCGACCCCGACGACCGGGCCCGCGAAGTGCACCGGCTGCTCACCGGCACGGCCACCCGCACCCAGCGCGACCTGCGGACGATGCTCGACGAGCGGAAGGTGCCGCACACCGCGTACTGGATCGCCAACGCGCTGCGGGTCGAGGGCGACAAGGCGCTGATCGACGAGATCGCCGGCCGGCCGGAGGTGGCCCGAATCACACCGAGCCGCAGCTACCCCCTGGTGCGGCCCACCACGACCGAGGCCGCGCGGGCCGGCACCGCGGCGGTCGAGTGGGGACTGGCCAACATCGGCGCCCCCCAGGTGTGGGACGAGTTCGGCGACCGCGGCGAGGGACTGGTGGTGGCCAACATCGACAGCGGTGTGCGGTACGACCACCCGGCGCTGGTCACCTCCTACCGCGGCAACCTCGGGGGCAGTTTCGACCACGCGTACAACTGGTTCGACCCGGCCGGCGTCTGCGGCGGCGTGGCACCCTGTGACAACAACGACCACGGCACCCACACGATGGGCACGATGGTCGGTGACGACGGCGCCGGCAACCAGATCGGTGTCGCCCCCGGCGCCCGCTGGATCGCGGCCAAGGGCTGTGAGTCGAACAACTGCTCCGACGCGTCGTTGCTCGCGGCCGGCCAGTGGGTGCTCGCACCCACCGACGCCAACGGGCAGAATCCCCGGCCGGACCTGCGCCCGGACATCGTCAACAACTCCTGGGGCGGCGACGGGGGCGACCCCTGGTACCAGCAGACCGTCGCCGCCTGGCGGGCGGCCGGCATGTTTCCGGTCTTCTCGTCCGGCAACGACGGCCCGGCCTGCGGCAGCGCCGGCTCGCCCGGCGACAACGCCAACGCGTACGCGGTCGGCGCGTACGACGTGAACAACACCATCGCCGGCTTCTCCGGCCGGGGCTCCGGCACCGAGCTGATCAAGCCGAACATCGCCGCGCCCGGCAGCAGCGTCCGGTCCAGCGTCCGCAACGGCGGGTACGCCTCGTTCAGCGGCACCTCGATGGCCGCGCCGCACGTCGCCGGGACGGTCGCACTGGTCTGGGCGGCGGCACCGAGCCTGCGCGGCGACATCGCCGCCACGGAGGAACTGCTCGACCGGACGGCGCGGGACGTCGACGCCACCACCTGCGGTGGCACCCCGGCCGACAACAACGTCTTCGGGGAGGGCCGCCTCGACGCGTACGCGGCGGTGCGGGACGCACCCCGGGGCCTGGTGGGCCGCATCACCGGCGTGGTCACCGACAGCGACGGCGACCCGCTCACCGGAGCGGAGGTCACCGACGGCACCCGCAGCGCCACCACCGGCGTCGACGGGCGGTACGCGCTGAGCGTGCCGGCCGGCGAGACCACCCTCTCGGTGAGCGCCTACGGCTACGCCGGCCAGTCGGCGACCGTCACCGTGCCCGAGGGCGGTGCGGTCACCCGTGACTTCACCCTCGTGGCGACGCCGACGGTCACGGTGCGCGGAAAGATCACCGACGGTTCCGGCCACGGCTGGCCGCTGTACGCGAAGGTCGAGGTGGCCGGCCGCCCCGGCGACCCGGTCTTCACCAACCCGGTGACCGGCCGCTACTCCTTCACCGTGCCGGGCGACACCTCGTACCGGCTGACCGTGACCGCCCGGTACCCGGGCTACCAGACCGTCACCCGCGACGTGCCGGTCGGTGGCGACGCCACCACGGTCAACGTGGCGGTACCCGTCGACGCCGCCTGCACCGCCGCCGGCTACACCGGCCAGTTCGGCGCACCGCTGCTGACCCAGAGCTTCGACGGCACGAGCGCGCCGGACGGCTGGACGGTGACCAACCGGACCGCCTCCGGCGGCTGGGTCTTCGACGACCCCCGCTCGCGCGGCAACCTCACCGGCGGTTCCGGCGGCTTCGCCATCATCGACAGCGACGCCCTCGGCACCGGCAACACCCAGGACACCGACCTGGTCGCCCCGCACCTGGACCTGACCGGAGCCGCCGCGCCGGTGCTGCGCTTCCGCAGCGACTGGCGGGCCGTCGGGATCACCGACACCGCCGACATCGATGTCTCGACCGACTCGGGTGCCACCTGGACCAACGTCTGGCACCAGACGTCCAGCCGGCGCGGCCCCCGGGTCGAGGAGGTGCCGCTGACCCCGGCGGCCAACGCCTCCGCCGCACTGGTCCGCTTCCGCTTCAAGGGCACCTTCGCCTGGTGGTGGCAGGTGGACGACGTGGAGGTGGTCAACCGCGAGTGTTCGCCGGTACCCGGCGGGCTGGTGGTGGGTACCACCACCGACCGCAACACCGGTGCCCCGCTGGCCGGGGTGACGGTGGTCAGCGACGAACGACCGGAGGACCGGGCGGTGTCCGCGGCCACCCCGGAGGACCCGGCCAAGCCGGACGGCTTCTACTGGCTCTTCTCCGGGCTGACCGGCAGCCACCCGTTCACCGCCAGCCGCACCCCGTACCGGTCGGCCACGAAGGACGTCACGGTGGCCGCCGACGGGGTGAAGCGGGCCAACTTCGCCCTTCGCGCCGGTCGGTTGACCGTCAGCCCGACGACGATCGAGTCACACCAGTCGTACGGCAGCACCCGTACCACCCGGGTGACGGTGAGCAACACCGGCACCGCACCGGCCACCGTGGACCTGCTGGAACGCTCCGGCCAGTTCGACCTGCTCAAGCAGGACGGTGCACCGCTGCGCGAACAGAAGATGAAGGGGATCAGCAAGGAGCGCACCGGCACCGCGTACGGCGGGGCGGCACCCGAGACGGGCACGGCCGCCGACGACGCGTGGAGCGAGATCGCCGACCTGCCGGCGTCGATCTACGACAACGCCGCCGCCTGGCTGGACGGGAAGGTCTACTCCGTCGGTGGTGGCGGTGGCACCGGCACCGAGCGCAAGGCATGGGCGTACGACCCCGGGGCCGACGCCTGGACGGCCCTGCCTGACCTGCCGACGGTGCGCTCCAAGCCGGCCGCGGCAGCGGTCGACGGCAAGCTCTACGTCATCGGCGGATGGGGCGCGGACGACGGCACCGTCGCGACGGTCGACGTCTTCGACCCGGCCGCCGGGACGTGGAGCACGCTGCCCGGGGCCACCAACCCGGCCCCGGTCGCGGCGGCCGGCGCGGCGGTGCTCGGCGGAAAGGTCTACCTGGTGGGCGGCTGCGCCGACGCCACCTGCACCGACACCGACCGGCTGGTGGTGTTCGACCCGGCGACGGGCTCGTTCGGCACCGGCGCCGCCTACCCGCACCCGGTGGCCTGGCTGGCCTGCGGCGGGATCGGGGCCGCGGTCTACTGCGCCGGTGGCACGGGCGGCACCGAGTACACCGACGCCTACCGGTACGACCCGGCGGCCGACGCCTGGAGTCCGCTGCCGGGCATGCCGACCGAGTTGTGGGGTTCGCAGTTCGCGGCGGCGGGCGGGATGCTCGTGCTGGCCGGCGGCGTGACGGACGGGTCGACGGCGGTCAGCAACCGCACCATCGCCTACGACCCGGCCGCCGGCGCCTGGCGTGACCTGCCAAACGCGCAATTCAGCCGGTACCGGGGCGCCGCCGCCTGCGGCACCTACAAGATCGGCGGTTCGCCCAGTTCCTTCGTGGGCAGCGCGGACAGCGAGCGGCTCGGTGGCCTGGAACTCTGCGCCGCCGAGGCGGACCTGCCGTGGCTGGAGACGTCCCCGACCAGCTTCACGCTCGCCCCGGGTGCGTCGCGGACGGTGACCGTCACGCTCACCGCAACCGCGGCGGCGGGTGTCGCCCAGCCGGGCCGGTACGCCGGCGAACTGGCCATCGCCTCGGACACGCCGTACGGGACCGATGCGGTATCGGTGGAGATGAACGTGTCCCCGCCCGCCAGTTGGGGCAAGATCCAGGGCACCGTCACCGGCACGACCTGCGGTGGCGTGACGGTCGGCATACCGGCGACCGTCCGGGTGAACCTGATCTCGACCGGCACCGGCACCACCCTGACGGCCGGCTCCACCGGCAGGTACGCCTGGTGGTTGCCGAAGGGCCGCTACGAGGTGATCGTCGCCAAGGACGGCTGGGTGCCGCAGGTGCGGCGCCACCGGATCGAGGCGGGCATCGTCGGCACGCTCGACTTCGCCCTGGATCCGACCTCGACCTGCACCAGGGCAACCGGCATCTGA
- a CDS encoding winged helix-turn-helix domain-containing protein, whose amino-acid sequence MSGGEIPILVCVSSDATVRQRVMQRLDGVGPVVICADLAQLRAMFPAPAVSPGAPGGGSGDEPAQRPASCGDLVVDRAGHLVTWRGVPLGLTRTERELLARLVSPPITLWSYERLFASVWGGAYLGDTAILHSALKRLRRKLRTLPDGPQVQTVRGVGYRLTVPPEAADGRPGEAVTPRMTP is encoded by the coding sequence GTGTCCGGTGGAGAGATCCCGATCCTGGTCTGCGTCAGCTCCGACGCCACCGTCCGGCAGCGGGTGATGCAGCGGTTGGACGGAGTGGGGCCGGTGGTGATCTGCGCCGACCTGGCCCAGTTGCGGGCGATGTTCCCGGCCCCGGCGGTGTCGCCCGGGGCGCCGGGCGGCGGGTCGGGCGACGAGCCGGCGCAACGCCCGGCCAGTTGCGGAGACCTCGTGGTCGATCGGGCCGGGCACCTGGTGACCTGGCGGGGGGTGCCGCTGGGGCTGACGCGCACCGAGCGGGAACTGCTCGCCCGGCTGGTCAGTCCACCGATCACGCTGTGGAGCTACGAGCGGCTGTTCGCCTCCGTCTGGGGCGGTGCGTACCTCGGCGACACCGCGATCCTGCACTCGGCACTCAAGCGGCTCCGCCGCAAGCTGCGGACGCTGCCCGACGGGCCGCAGGTGCAGACCGTCCGCGGCGTCGGCTACCGCCTGACCGTGCCGCCGGAGGCCGCCGACGGGCGTCCCGGCGAGGCCGTCACACCCCGCATGACACCATGA
- a CDS encoding amylo-alpha-1,6-glucosidase encodes MKQLVSILDGNTFLVSDRRGDVEAALDFPTGLFSFDTRFLSTWRLLLDGGRLHALSIDDAESHRTRYFLVPGEPSHFLDTKVSVIRSRAISGSLEEELTVLNHSGEETSFTLRMEIAADFADIFEIKDIRGKNGHNTAAPGEDTLRLNYRRDAFHRETLIHSSAPAQVDRKGMTFPIRLGPHGEWTTRLTVTAVIYGARGQDIRTLLPFAGNRTTAAIEAEHGEFVAKAPKLGCDCQPLAGAYQRSLNDLAALRYESIALGVRLVAAGLPWFMTLFGRDSIITSLQVLPFLPELIPPTLTMLAGLQGHRLDDFRDEEPGKILHELRYGESSGFEEQPHSPYYGAADSTPLFVILLDEYERWTGDVELVKRLEFSVRAALAWIDSYGDLLGTGYLWYQTRNPKTGLENQCWKDSWDAVSYSDGRLPSFPRATCELQGYAYDAKLRGARLARLCFNDPQYADRLEREAAELKERFNRDFWLPDKEYYALALDSDGTPVDALSSNIGHLLWSGIVDESRAARVAEHLLGPRLYSGWGVRTLADDQGRYNPIGYHVGTVWPFDNSIIAWGLWRYGFREEAGRIAESMLAASHYFAGRLPEAFAGYERDLTEYPVQYPTACSPQAWSAGTPLLLLRVILGLEPQGEHLIIDPYVPSGMGRVELLDIPGRWGRVDALGRSREESSRPE; translated from the coding sequence GTGAAGCAACTGGTCAGCATCCTGGACGGCAACACCTTCCTGGTCAGCGACCGCCGTGGGGACGTCGAGGCGGCACTGGACTTCCCGACCGGCCTGTTCTCCTTCGACACCCGGTTCCTCTCCACCTGGCGGCTGCTGCTCGACGGCGGGCGGTTACACGCGCTCTCCATCGACGACGCGGAGTCCCACCGGACCCGCTACTTCCTGGTCCCGGGCGAGCCCAGCCACTTCCTGGACACCAAGGTCTCGGTGATCAGGAGTCGGGCGATCAGCGGCAGCCTCGAGGAGGAGCTGACCGTGCTCAACCACTCCGGGGAGGAGACGAGCTTCACCCTCCGGATGGAGATCGCCGCGGACTTCGCCGACATCTTCGAGATCAAGGACATCCGCGGCAAGAACGGCCACAACACCGCCGCGCCCGGCGAGGACACACTGCGGCTGAACTACCGGCGGGACGCGTTCCACCGCGAGACGCTGATCCACAGCAGCGCACCCGCCCAGGTCGACCGGAAGGGCATGACCTTCCCGATCCGGCTCGGGCCGCACGGCGAGTGGACCACCCGGCTGACCGTCACCGCCGTGATCTACGGTGCCCGCGGCCAGGACATCCGCACCCTGCTGCCGTTCGCCGGCAACCGGACCACGGCGGCGATCGAGGCGGAGCACGGCGAGTTCGTCGCCAAGGCGCCGAAGCTGGGCTGCGACTGCCAACCACTGGCCGGGGCGTACCAGCGCAGCCTCAACGACCTGGCCGCGCTGCGGTACGAGTCGATCGCGCTCGGCGTACGCCTGGTGGCCGCCGGCCTGCCCTGGTTCATGACGTTGTTCGGCCGGGACAGCATCATCACCTCGCTCCAGGTTCTGCCGTTCCTGCCGGAGCTGATCCCGCCGACACTGACCATGCTGGCCGGGCTTCAGGGGCACCGGTTGGACGACTTCCGCGACGAGGAGCCGGGCAAGATCCTGCACGAGCTGCGCTACGGGGAGAGTTCCGGCTTCGAGGAGCAGCCCCACTCGCCCTACTACGGCGCGGCCGACTCCACGCCGCTGTTCGTGATCCTGCTCGACGAGTACGAGCGGTGGACCGGCGACGTCGAGCTGGTCAAGCGGCTGGAGTTCTCCGTCCGGGCGGCCCTGGCCTGGATCGACAGCTACGGCGACCTGCTCGGCACCGGGTATCTCTGGTACCAGACCCGCAATCCGAAGACCGGCCTGGAGAACCAGTGCTGGAAGGACTCGTGGGACGCCGTCTCCTACTCGGACGGCCGGCTGCCGAGCTTCCCCCGGGCCACCTGCGAGTTGCAGGGCTACGCCTACGACGCCAAGCTGCGCGGCGCCCGGCTGGCCCGACTCTGCTTCAACGACCCGCAGTACGCCGACCGCCTGGAGCGGGAGGCCGCCGAGTTGAAGGAACGGTTCAACCGGGACTTCTGGCTGCCGGACAAGGAGTACTACGCGCTCGCCCTGGACTCCGACGGCACCCCGGTGGACGCGCTCAGCTCCAACATCGGGCACCTGCTCTGGAGCGGCATCGTCGACGAGTCCCGGGCCGCACGGGTCGCCGAACACCTGCTCGGGCCGCGGCTCTACTCCGGCTGGGGGGTCCGCACGCTCGCCGACGACCAGGGGCGCTACAACCCGATCGGCTACCACGTCGGCACCGTCTGGCCGTTCGACAACTCGATCATCGCCTGGGGACTGTGGCGGTACGGCTTCCGGGAGGAGGCGGGGCGGATCGCCGAGTCGATGCTGGCCGCGTCCCACTACTTCGCCGGGCGGTTGCCGGAAGCCTTCGCGGGCTACGAGCGCGACCTCACCGAGTATCCGGTGCAGTACCCGACGGCGTGCAGCCCGCAGGCATGGTCGGCGGGGACGCCACTGTTGCTGCTGCGGGTCATTCTCGGGCTGGAACCGCAGGGCGAGCACCTGATCATCGACCCGTACGTGCCGTCCGGCATGGGTCGGGTGGAACTGTTGGACATCCCCGGCCGGTGGGGCCGGGTGGACGCGCTGGGTCGCAGCCGCGAGGAGTCCAGCCGGCCGGAGTGA
- a CDS encoding SCP2 sterol-binding domain-containing protein: protein MTEATEQFFATLPDRAPETLRASVAGTLRIDLSDGRVTEHWLVRMQQGAVEVSQRPEQGDAIWYCGMDLFDRLITGRAQAIAAVFRNEGTYRGNVVLFLAFRHFFPSPPGTRDPREVARKHARWTR from the coding sequence GTGACCGAGGCGACCGAGCAGTTCTTCGCGACCTTGCCGGACCGTGCCCCGGAAACCCTGCGCGCTTCGGTCGCGGGCACGCTTCGGATCGACCTGTCCGACGGCCGCGTCACCGAGCACTGGCTGGTCCGGATGCAACAGGGCGCGGTCGAGGTCAGTCAGCGTCCGGAACAGGGCGATGCGATCTGGTACTGCGGTATGGACCTCTTCGACAGGTTGATCACCGGACGGGCGCAGGCGATCGCCGCGGTGTTCCGCAACGAGGGCACCTACCGCGGAAACGTGGTGCTGTTCCTCGCCTTCCGGCACTTCTTCCCATCACCGCCGGGCACCCGGGACCCGCGCGAGGTGGCCCGCAAGCACGCCAGGTGGACGCGGTGA
- a CDS encoding DsrE family protein: MLGGMARTLVVKATAGADAPERCAQAFTVAATAAAAGVPVSLWLTGESTWFALPGRAQDFALPHSAPLAELLHVILATGTVTACTQCAARRDIDSGDVLPGVRIAGAAVFVEEAMAEGAQALVY, encoded by the coding sequence ATGCTGGGCGGCATGGCCCGCACTCTCGTCGTCAAGGCCACCGCCGGCGCCGACGCGCCGGAACGGTGCGCCCAGGCATTCACCGTGGCGGCCACCGCCGCCGCCGCCGGGGTGCCCGTCTCGCTCTGGCTGACCGGCGAGTCGACCTGGTTCGCCCTGCCCGGCCGGGCACAGGACTTCGCGTTGCCGCACTCGGCCCCGCTGGCCGAGTTGCTGCACGTGATCCTGGCCACCGGCACGGTGACCGCCTGCACCCAGTGCGCCGCCCGCCGGGACATCGACTCCGGCGACGTGCTCCCCGGTGTCCGGATCGCCGGGGCTGCGGTCTTCGTCGAGGAGGCGATGGCGGAGGGCGCGCAGGCGCTCGTCTACTGA
- the mtfM gene encoding small membrane protein MtfM — MVTEIGFVSLLVAGLGALAGGLVYLAVRISRGKW, encoded by the coding sequence ATGGTCACCGAGATCGGGTTCGTCAGCCTGCTGGTCGCCGGCCTGGGCGCGCTCGCCGGTGGTCTGGTCTACCTGGCTGTCCGCATATCGAGAGGCAAATGGTGA
- a CDS encoding FABP family protein — translation MVSASEGDSVSDNPLAPPPWLNAPPVEPYPFEESHDLRVGPKLHPALDGLLPYIGVWRGRGRGGFPTIEDFDFAQEIRISHDGRPFLHYASRAWILDEQSRPVRPAGREVGWWRPVLDGDRVTDELEALLTTPTGVMELHVGRRKGTQVEFVTDAVVRTATAKEVSAGHRLFGIVEGALLYAQDMAAVGQPLSPHLSARLIRVAG, via the coding sequence ATGGTGAGCGCGAGCGAAGGCGATTCGGTGAGTGACAACCCGCTGGCGCCGCCGCCCTGGCTGAACGCGCCGCCGGTCGAGCCCTATCCCTTCGAGGAGAGCCACGACCTGCGCGTCGGCCCGAAGTTGCACCCCGCGCTGGACGGCCTGCTGCCGTACATCGGCGTGTGGCGGGGCCGGGGCCGGGGCGGGTTCCCCACCATCGAGGACTTCGACTTCGCCCAGGAGATCCGGATCAGCCACGACGGCCGGCCGTTCCTGCACTACGCGTCCCGGGCGTGGATCCTCGACGAGCAGAGTCGCCCGGTGCGGCCGGCGGGCCGGGAGGTCGGCTGGTGGCGGCCGGTGCTGGACGGCGACCGGGTCACCGATGAACTGGAGGCCCTGCTGACCACCCCCACCGGGGTGATGGAGCTGCACGTCGGCCGGCGTAAGGGCACCCAGGTCGAGTTCGTCACCGACGCCGTGGTGCGTACGGCCACCGCCAAGGAGGTCAGCGCCGGGCATCGTCTCTTCGGCATCGTCGAGGGTGCCCTGCTCTACGCCCAGGACATGGCCGCCGTCGGCCAGCCCCTGTCGCCGCACCTGTCCGCCCGCCTCATCCGGGTCGCCGGCTGA